One window of Ralstonia pickettii DTP0602 genomic DNA carries:
- a CDS encoding histidinol dehydrogenase (K01996: livF; branched-chain amino acid transport system ATP-binding protein): MSLLELTSVEAGYGASQVLFGVDLFIDEGEVVTLLGRNGMGKSTTVKAISGLLRPRRGRVRFNGCEVAGMAPERISRSGIGLVPEGRRIFSNLTVYENLVAFARRGQWTLQRIYKLFPVLERRKDNMGFQLSGGEQQMLAISRALLTNARLLLIDEATEGLAPLIRQEIWHCLHEVKKEGQSILVIDKYVQNLIGLADRHYFIENGRIGWTGSSAQLSEQSEIWERYLGV; this comes from the coding sequence ATGAGCCTGCTGGAACTGACGTCGGTTGAGGCCGGCTACGGCGCGAGCCAGGTGCTGTTCGGTGTCGACCTCTTCATCGATGAAGGCGAAGTGGTGACGCTGCTCGGCCGCAACGGCATGGGCAAGAGCACGACTGTCAAGGCCATCTCCGGCCTGCTACGGCCGAGGCGCGGCAGGGTGCGCTTCAACGGATGCGAGGTGGCCGGGATGGCGCCGGAACGCATCAGTCGAAGTGGGATCGGCCTGGTGCCGGAAGGCCGCCGGATTTTTTCCAACCTGACGGTATACGAGAACCTCGTTGCGTTCGCCCGCCGGGGCCAGTGGACCCTGCAGCGGATATACAAGCTGTTTCCGGTACTGGAAAGGCGTAAGGACAACATGGGCTTCCAGCTATCTGGCGGCGAGCAGCAGATGCTGGCCATTTCGCGGGCGCTGCTGACCAACGCCAGGCTGCTGCTGATCGACGAGGCGACCGAGGGGCTGGCGCCGCTGATCCGCCAGGAGATCTGGCACTGCCTGCACGAGGTGAAGAAGGAAGGCCAGTCGATCCTGGTGATCGATAAGTATGTCCAGAACCTGATCGGCCTCGCGGATCGTCACTACTTCATCGAAAACGGACGGATCGGATGGACAGGAAGCAGCGCACAGCTGAGTGAGCAATCGGAGATCTGGGAGCGATATCTTGGCGTTTGA